From Achromobacter spanius, a single genomic window includes:
- a CDS encoding ABC transporter permease: MSKPPRKFDTSRLLPLIGPLALFVVWDLVVRLQLVSPVLLPTPSATIVALVKGMAGGPLLADFLSSLNRTVQAFLMAGVIGVPLGVLLGSNEKAYRSVEFLVDFFRSTPSSALIPLFLMIFGVTDMNKIAIAAFAAVLVILFNSAYGVINARKQRVMAARVMGASRWQIFKDVLIWESLQPTFVGLRSGVSMALVIVIVAEMFIGSDSGLGNRIINAQQVLNVREMYAAILAAGALGYVLNILFLVLEKRVVHWSGR, from the coding sequence ATGTCCAAGCCGCCGCGCAAGTTCGACACCTCGCGCCTGCTGCCGCTGATCGGACCGCTCGCGCTCTTTGTGGTGTGGGACCTGGTGGTGCGGCTGCAGCTTGTCAGTCCGGTGCTGCTGCCCACGCCCAGCGCGACCATCGTGGCGCTGGTCAAGGGCATGGCGGGCGGCCCGCTGCTGGCCGATTTCCTGTCGTCTTTGAACCGAACCGTGCAAGCCTTCCTGATGGCCGGCGTGATCGGCGTGCCGCTGGGCGTGCTGCTCGGCAGCAACGAAAAGGCCTACCGCAGCGTCGAGTTCCTGGTGGACTTCTTCCGGTCCACGCCCTCTTCCGCGCTGATCCCGCTGTTCCTGATGATCTTCGGCGTGACGGACATGAACAAGATCGCCATCGCCGCCTTCGCGGCCGTGCTGGTGATCCTGTTCAACAGCGCGTACGGCGTCATCAACGCCCGCAAGCAGCGCGTGATGGCGGCGCGCGTGATGGGCGCGTCGCGCTGGCAGATTTTCAAGGACGTGCTGATCTGGGAAAGCCTGCAGCCCACCTTTGTCGGCCTGCGCAGCGGCGTGTCGATGGCGCTGGTCATCGTGATCGTGGCCGAGATGTTCATCGGCTCGGACAGCGGCCTGGGCAATCGCATCATCAATGCGCAGCAGGTGCTGAACGTGCGCGAAATGTACGCCGCGATCCTGGCGGCCGGCGCGCTGGGCTATGTGCTCAACATTCTCTTTCTCGTGCTGGAAAAGCGCGTGGTTCACTGGAGCGGCCGATAA
- a CDS encoding ABC transporter ATP-binding protein: MSTVINPVIAPAPAAAPFQPGPLGTHITIRGLTKYFAGWPLYEDFNLDIPKGKIVSVFGPNGCGKSTLINMIAGLIPIDSGEILFDGKSLAQTKIGYVFQNYREAMFPWLRTIDNIAYPLRLEGRSKAQVDARVEELVASFDVKFDLNRYPYELSGGQQQTASIMRALAPGPEVLFLDEPFSALDFEMTLFIREKLQEVFLQTGTTMLLVSHDLEEAVYLADQVLLLTKRPTRVAEILDYTDARPRTVETLSEPSFIQMKKLSLEIFQREVRK, translated from the coding sequence ATGTCCACCGTCATCAACCCCGTCATCGCCCCCGCACCGGCCGCGGCGCCCTTCCAGCCCGGCCCGCTGGGCACGCACATCACCATCCGCGGCCTGACCAAGTATTTCGCCGGCTGGCCGCTCTATGAAGACTTCAACCTGGACATCCCGAAGGGCAAGATCGTCTCGGTCTTCGGCCCCAACGGCTGCGGCAAGTCCACGCTGATCAACATGATTGCCGGGCTGATCCCCATCGATTCCGGCGAGATCCTGTTCGACGGCAAATCGCTGGCGCAGACCAAGATCGGCTACGTGTTCCAGAACTACCGCGAAGCCATGTTCCCGTGGCTGCGCACCATCGACAACATCGCATATCCGCTGCGCCTGGAAGGCCGCAGCAAGGCCCAGGTGGATGCGCGCGTCGAGGAACTGGTGGCCTCGTTCGACGTGAAGTTCGACCTGAACCGCTATCCGTATGAACTGTCGGGCGGACAGCAGCAGACGGCATCCATCATGCGCGCGCTGGCGCCCGGACCCGAAGTGCTGTTTCTGGACGAACCGTTTTCCGCGCTGGATTTCGAGATGACGCTGTTCATCCGCGAAAAGCTGCAGGAAGTCTTTTTGCAGACCGGCACGACCATGCTGCTGGTCTCGCATGACCTGGAAGAAGCCGTGTACCTGGCGGACCAGGTGCTGCTGCTGACCAAGCGTCCCACGCGGGTCGCGGAAATACTGGACTACACGGATGCGCGGCCCCGCACGGTCGAGACGCTGTCCGAGCCCAGCTTCATCCAGATGAAGAAACTGAGCCTGGAAATCTTCCAGCGCGAAGTGCGCAAGTAA
- a CDS encoding DUF4089 domain-containing protein — protein sequence MTQETIDQYVRSALALSGYALRESAAEQVVQQFSRIHDIASTFADEPLPVELESASVFRP from the coding sequence ATGACACAGGAAACCATCGACCAATACGTGCGCAGCGCGCTGGCGCTGTCGGGATATGCCTTGCGCGAGTCCGCCGCCGAGCAGGTCGTGCAGCAGTTCTCGCGCATCCACGACATCGCGTCGACCTTCGCCGACGAGCCGCTGCCCGTGGAACTGGAATCCGCTTCGGTGTTCCGTCCGTGA